Genomic segment of Luteolibacter sp. Y139:
CGCTCGGGCTTGGCTTCACGCTCGGGCTTGGCTTCACGCTCGGGCTTGGCTTCACGCTCGGGCTTGGCTTCACGCTCGGGCTTGGCTTCACGCTCCGGCTTGGCTTCACGCTCCGGCTTGGCTTCGCGCTCGGGCTTGGCTTCGCGCTCGGGCTTGGCCTCACGCTCGCCTTGGCGATTCGGCGGCATCGGCTGGTTTTCACCCTTATCGCCCTTATTGCCTGGTCGCTGACGCTCGTCTGCGGTCTTCGGCGTTTCCTTGGTGGTATCACGATCCACCAGTGCTGGCTTCTCTTTCCGCGCCGGCGGGGCGTCTTCCTTCTTCATTTCGGCGGCACGGCGGCCGAGGAACGGGGAACGTCCCTGTTTCACCTTTTCGGCTTTCTCAGGCTTGCCTTCAGACTTTGCGGCGGTTTCCTGCTGGCGTCGTTCCTGGCGGAAATCCTGCATCTCCTTGCGCCGGGTGATCGCTTGCTCGCGAGCCTGACCATCCAATTTCCGGAATTGCTCGCCCTTTTCCGGGGCCTTCGCGAGTTGGGCTAGCGGGGTTGCGACCATGAGATCGCGGTCACGGACGCGTGCTCCACGACGGCCATCGCCGAGGTCGCGAAGCTCACCCCAAGTGCGCGGCGGACGGGCATCGCGATTGTCGCGGAAATAGTCGAAGTCTTCCCGCTGGCGGCGATCCCAGTCGTGGTCATCGCGGTGACTCCAACGCGAATAGGCGTAGATCGGATCGTAGCCTCCCACGCTTCCGGCACCGTAGGAGAACGAAGCGACGAAGCCTTCCTGGCGATAACGAGGTTCATAGTAGTCACCGAAGTAGTAGTGACCATAGCCCGGCCGGATGAAGAGGTGATCCACGACGGTAGTCACGCTGATCACGATTGAGGGCGTGTAATTGAAGCCGGAGCGGCCGTAGTAGTCGTGAGAGAAATAAACGGGCGCGAAGACGATGCCGCGGCGGACCGGAGCGTAGTCCCAATAGCCATCGACATAGATGTACCCGCGCGGGGTCCAGCGATACTGGTCGGGCACGTAGGTCCAGTTTTCGCGCAAGGGTTCCCAGTAGCCGGCGCGCCAGCGATAGCGGGTATCGCTCCAGACCCAGTTTCCGGGAATCCAAGTGTGAGAGGAGGACGGAGCGTCCACATTCGGCCGAGACTCCAGAGGCTTGGGTGGCTCGGGCAGGTAGGATACCTCACTGGCGGTGGAGTCGGCCCAGTAGCCGGAGACCCACTGATAGCGGGAGCCACCGAGATCATCCCAGTAGCCCGGGACCCACTCGCGGTCGGGTGGAAGGTTTCGCCAAATGCCGCTGATCCAAAGGAAATCCGAGCGTTCCTCATCCCAAGCCCAGTAGCCCGGAATCCATGCGACATTGTCGCCTTCAAGTTGCTGCTCGGGCGGCAGCTCATCGATCAATTCGGGCGGCTTGGTCGAAATGGTGAGGCCTGGCTGAGGGTCAAAGGTGACCGCGGTCGCGAAAGCTTCGTGCACGGGGCCGCGCGTCAGGACTTCTTCCTCATTCGACTTTGCCTGGTCCGACCGCGCCGGCCGGTCTTCCTGTGCCCGGCACGGCAGGGGAGCCAAGCCGGTCGTGAGGAGTCCGGCGGCGAGTGCCGTGGTAATGATTCGTGGTGTGCTCATGGTATTCTGTTGGGTTCTTGTCGGCGTGTTCGGAGCGTTTTGCGTTCCGGGCCGGTAATCCCTGCCAAACAAGAGATTCCGCCCGGATAGATCGCTCCGGGGAGCGCGATTCGCAAGTAATTCGCGCAGGTTGCACGCTTTGCATTTTCAAGCGGCGCCCCCGTGGTCGGGGATATTCTCCGGCTTCACCCTCTCGGGCACCGGTGGGTGTGGCTCCTCCCGCCAAGGTTTTCGCTCGCAGCCCGCGAAAACCCCGCAGGCGAGTAGGATGAGGAAGAACCTTTGGGTTTGCAGGGTAAACATGGCGAGGGCGTTCCAGCAGCTCTCGCTCCATGTCGATCCGGGCACGCTCGCTGCGAAGAGCTCCCGATGAACGACGCACACCGCAAGCACCTGGCAGCCTACATGAATGACATGCTGGCCGTAGAACGAGACCTTTCGCAGGCAGTTCGCGGTCAGCTGGAGGATGAACGCATCGACCGCCATGAGGGGCTGCGAGACCTCTTGCTTGATGTCGTAGCAGGCAGCGAAGGTCGCACCGACATCCTACGGAAGATTTCGCAGAGCGAGGGGGGCGTGTTGGGTGCCGCGGTGAAGGGAACCGTGATGGCGGTGGCGGGAACACTGGCGGGAATCTATGGCAGGCTCCGCGAACACCCGGTTTCGCGCATGGTCCGGGATGACATTATCGCACTTGATGTGGCGGTCACCGGATACGGAATGCTGCTGACCTTGGCTCGCTGTCTCGACCAGAAGGAGAGCATTGCATTCGCCCAGCTGGCCTTGCTTGGTTGCCCTCCGCTGGTGACCCGGCTCGATCACGTGTTGCCACTCATCATTGCCGCCGAGCTGGCAGAAGATGCTCCGGTTCCGGCTCCTGACGGTGCGGAGCTCGCTCAGGACGCGATCCGCCAGGTGTGGCAGCAGCTTCCCAGTCGCTAGCTTCCCTGGAGACCATTCTGCCAATTACGGCATTCATCGTAGTTGCCGCAATTCTGAAGATCGCAGGTCGATGAAGAATGCACACTTCGTCCCAGGGTGGGGAGAAATGCAACGCGCCGAATGCCTTTCAAGGGCGACGAAGGCGCGGAGCCCTTGATGACAGTAGGGGAATGCCTGCTCCGAGTGGACGGAACACGCTCTGCTACTGGAAAGCCATGAAAGCAAATGTCGTCATCCGGTGCTTTGGAATCGTTCTTGGCTTATCGTGCTTCACCTCCTGCGTGGGGTCGCAATCCGCGGAGTTGCGGTCGGCACCCGGCGCGCAGGCCCTTGCCACCGGGGAGCCTGCCGGAGGTGAGTCTGCCCCGATTGGCGGACGCGTGGATCTCCCTCCCCAGCAGCCACGTCGCTAAATTTTTCAACAACCCAATAAAGCCATGTTAGGAACCATATTGCTTATTATTCTCTTATTAATGCTCGTCGGAGCGCTGCCAACCTGGGGTCACAGCAAGTCGTGGGGATATGCGCCGAGCGGGGGGCTTGGACTGGTCCTTGTGATTGTGATCGTGCTTGTGCTGATGCGGATCATTTGAGCACCGACAAGAAGCGTGTTTTTGCCGATTTTCCCCCTGACTTGTCCTCGCGAGGACTGCTCTAGGTCTTGTGGAGAATGCCGGATCTGGTAGCAAACCTGCCATGCATTCGGCATTGGCGAGCCTCGGGATTCTTTTCGATACCTCCGACTTCCCCGCGCGTTGGCATTGCGGTCATTGGACCCCGGTGCATGGCTGGTTTCATATTATCTCGGACTTGGCGATTGCGGCCGCCTATTCGGTCATTCCGGTGGCGCTTGCAGGCTACTGGTGGCTGAAGCGGAGCGAACTCGCTTTCCCCCGCCTGTTCTGGTTGTTTGCGGCTTTCATTTTCAGTTGTGGAAGCACGCACGTGATTGAGGCGGTGATCTTCTATCATCCCATTTATCGGATTTCCGCGGTGATGAAGGTGATCACCGCGATTGCTTCATGGGCGACAGTGATCGCGCTTTTGCGAATCGCGCCGCAGGCGATCCATCTTCCAGGTCTGCAGCGGGCGAACGCACGCTTGGAAGAACAGCTCCAAAGGACCCGCTCGGCGGAGTTGGCGCTGGAGCGAAGCAACCGTGATCTGCAGGCCTTTACGGGATTGGTGACGCATGACCTGAGGAATCCGCTGACGAGTGCGTTATTCGCCACCGAACTCGCACGTGAGGCTGCCAACAAGGGGATGTATCCCGCTCTAACAGGTCAGCTTGCCCAAGCAGTCCAATCGCTGCGGCAGATGGAGGCGCTGATCCGAGAGCTGCATGGCGATGCTTTGCTCCGAAGCAATACCGGAGAAATGAAGAACGTGATGCTAGATGACGTCGTGACCTCGGCTCGCCTGAATCTGGCCCCCCTCATCGCCGACCGTGAGGCGAACATTGAGGTGAAAGCCCTCCCACAGATCCAAGGAAGCTACACGATGCTGGTGCAGCTGTTCATCAATCTCTTCGAGAATGCCATCAAGTATGCCGGCGACACGGTGCCGAACATCCTCGTCGAAGAATTAGAGAGGAAAAATGGACATGTCGTGGTTCGTGTGTCCGACCAAGGGGTGGGGGTGCCACCGCATGCCTTGGAGGCCATCTTCGAATCCGGCGTCCGTGGGGATAATGCCCACCATTTGCCGGGGAGTGGTCTGGGTCTGGCATTTGCTCGACGGATCATGCAAGCTCACGACGGAACCATCTCGGCACTCTCCGTTTCGGAGGGAGCAGCGTTCGAATTGAAATTCCCTTCGTTCCCCTCGGAAAGTTCTGTCTCTCCGGACTCCATCCAAAACACGGGAGCCTGAGAGCGAGTGGGGCCCTCTCCTAGTGCATGGGAATCCAGTCGAATTTCGCGCAGTCTCCGACGCTACGATGAGAGACGTAGTGACCGAGAATAACCAACTCGAGCTCGTCTCCTTCCTTGAAGCTTTCCAAGTTATCCATGGCGAGGAACATCGGCACCTTGCCGACGTCTTCAGCTTCCTCAGCGGTGACCATGGCGGGACACTCGCTGAGTTCGAGAATGCGACCGTCTTCCGGTCCGCCGACGAACTCGATCCGCGTAATGATGTTCTTTCGGATCTTCATGGGAACCCGGGATGCAGCCACCGTGCCATCTGCTTGATCGAGGCCAATCCTGCGCTGAGGGAGCTGGTGGATTGCCTTGGATTCCAACGGAATACAGGGGCGTGAATGCCCGAGCTCGCGGAGCTAGAATGTCCCGATCCGGCGCGTCTGGCATTCCGTTCCGGGCAACTTGCACGGGTTTCTCAAAGGCTGGCCTTCAGCGCATCGAACTGGGCTTTCAGCCGCACAACGGTCCGTTCTTGCTCCACGATACGGTCATGAAGTTCCTGCATTTGCGCGAGCGCCCGACCTACGGGCAGGGCACCTGAGGCAGGCCGGTATGAGGAGATCGAGCCGTTCCGGATGGCCAGCTTGCGCCAAGAGGAAATGCTCAGGGGAGACAGCTGGAACTTCTTGGTGGCTGCTGTCTGGCCGCCGCGCCCGTTCTCCGCATTGTAGCGATCCACAAAATCCAAGACCTCCGCTTTTTCCTGCAAGGTATATCGCCGACCTCTCATGGACTTCGCGGCACTCTTCGATTTCTTGTTCATTACTTAGCGTTCTTAGGTGAGTGCTCAGAAGGATAGCAAGAATCATGTTAGATGAGTGCATCATGCATGGTTGCGGTTTGGCTCGGGAGAAATGGGTGTTAGACACTTTGAACCAAAACATCCGCGCAGATTGCAGAAGTTGGCGTGGCATTTTGGCATGGGGCTAAGAGCAGAGAGTGACGGAATCCCGAGATTCGGGGCTTGGAACGCCAGGGCATGGGCGTTGCTTGGTGAGATGGCACTATGAAAAACTGCTATCTGAATACCATGCCGCTTCGCCTTCGCCTTCCCGCCCTGTTGGCCTTCGCCTCGTCGCTTGCGTGCCTGCCCGCCCATGGGCAAGTGGACAACAATGCGATCTTCGTGGCTGCGGATATTGACGTGTCAGGCAGTCTGAGCTTGGGCGAGTTCACCACGACCCTGAAGACCGGTATCGGTGCGGCGGCCGCGCTGAAAAAGTTCCGTGCCGCGGACCGGAACCTAAACGGATCGGTCCAATTGAACGAGTTTCTCATCTTCACGGGAACCATCCCGGCGCCCAGCAAGGCGGAAACAGAGTTCGAGATCATCGACGACAACGCCAATGGGTCGGTGACCTTCGAGGAGTTCACCGACAACTCGAAGCCGAAGTTCTCGATCGTGAAGATTCGCAGGGATTTCTTGCGCGCTGATGCGAATGCGGACGGCTCGATAACCTTGGCAGAATATCTTTCGTTCAAGAGCGGGGCGTATGATCACACCCCGATTTCGATCTTCACTCTCGCCGACGTGAATGAGGACGATGAGATCGATCCGATCGAGTTCGGCTACTCCTATCCGCGAGGAACGTCTGAGGCGAAGATCATCGCGCGTTTTCAAGCCAAGGACCAGAACGACGATGGCGTGCTGACGCGTCTTGAATGGAATCCCGGTGTGCGCGGTCGGGTTTCGATGTAGGCTAAAGTGAATCATCATCCCGGACAAATGTCCTCCGGGGAAATCCAATCCAATGAAAGTCTCAGAAATCATGAGCCGGGAACCGATTGTGGTCGCACCCGGAACCACCCTTGGTGAAACCGCGCAGCTGATGCGTGATCTCGATGTTGGCATGATTCCCGTCTGCGATGGCAACACGCTGCTGGGAATGATCACTGATCGTGACATCGCCATCCGTGGAGTCGCTTCCCAACTCGATCCGGCATCCGGCGTCGAGGAAGTGATGACCAAGAATGTCCTCTATTGCTTTGAGGATGATCCGATCGAGAAGGCTGCCAAGCTGATGGAGGATGCGCAGGTCCGGCGCTTGGTGGTGCTCACTCGAGACAAGAGTCTGATCGGCATCCTCTCGCTTGGTGATCTCGCGACAAGGACCGAAGAGCGAGCGACCGTGGCAGAAGCGGTGAAGGCGATCTCGGAGCCGGCATTTCACTGACGCGTGAAGTCGACTGGAGGAGCGTAGGTTACCGACAAAAATGCGGGTGCCCTTGGGGGAGGGCACCCGCTTTGCTCGGGTTTGGCTGTCCTTTGGGGGGCCGAGGGGAAATCCAAGTCAGTGGGCGTGAAGCAGCCCTTCCGCGACAGCCACCAGTCGCGGCCGGTTGACCATGGGGGCGATCAGCACGGACGCGAGGCGCAAGGCACCGGCGATTTCCGCGTTGGAGGACTGGGGAAGCTTGCGCTTGATCTCAGCGACCAGTTGGGCGCGCTCGGGGCGGGGAAGTGAGACGGTATAATGCGGGCGATGACTTTTCTGCATGGCGACCAGAAGGCGAGAAGATGAATCCGGGAAATGTTTGGATTCCGGACTCTAGTGAAGTCTGGGCTGCCTGTCTTTTGTCAGATGTACCATTGCTTCGGTACGCCAAAGTCTTAGTGGCCAAGCGAACCTTAAAGATTCGCGAAGTAGCCAGTGTAGTCCATTTGCTAGCAGTGTCCCGGCTTGTCCTCGCCTGCCAGTATCTCGAGCGCGGTCATCACCTCCTCGGAGGGATCTCGCTTGTTGAAGAGCGCGTAGATTTCGAACTTGCGGCTCAAGGTTGCCAGCACGTGGAAGCGCTTCCGATCACGCGATTCTTCGATCACCGAGCGGGGTAACACACCGGCTCCGATGTCAGCTGCGATCGCATCTCGGATCACGTAGACGTCGTCCGCCTCGGCCACCACGCGTGGTTCGATCCTTTGCT
This window contains:
- a CDS encoding YXWGXW repeat-containing protein, encoding MSTPRIITTALAAGLLTTGLAPLPCRAQEDRPARSDQAKSNEEEVLTRGPVHEAFATAVTFDPQPGLTISTKPPELIDELPPEQQLEGDNVAWIPGYWAWDEERSDFLWISGIWRNLPPDREWVPGYWDDLGGSRYQWVSGYWADSTASEVSYLPEPPKPLESRPNVDAPSSSHTWIPGNWVWSDTRYRWRAGYWEPLRENWTYVPDQYRWTPRGYIYVDGYWDYAPVRRGIVFAPVYFSHDYYGRSGFNYTPSIVISVTTVVDHLFIRPGYGHYYFGDYYEPRYRQEGFVASFSYGAGSVGGYDPIYAYSRWSHRDDHDWDRRQREDFDYFRDNRDARPPRTWGELRDLGDGRRGARVRDRDLMVATPLAQLAKAPEKGEQFRKLDGQAREQAITRRKEMQDFRQERRQQETAAKSEGKPEKAEKVKQGRSPFLGRRAAEMKKEDAPPARKEKPALVDRDTTKETPKTADERQRPGNKGDKGENQPMPPNRQGEREAKPEREAKPEREAKPEREAKPEREAKPEREAKPEREAKPEREAKPEREAKPER
- a CDS encoding DUF3309 family protein; its protein translation is MLGTILLIILLLMLVGALPTWGHSKSWGYAPSGGLGLVLVIVIVLVLMRII
- a CDS encoding sensor histidine kinase; protein product: MHSALASLGILFDTSDFPARWHCGHWTPVHGWFHIISDLAIAAAYSVIPVALAGYWWLKRSELAFPRLFWLFAAFIFSCGSTHVIEAVIFYHPIYRISAVMKVITAIASWATVIALLRIAPQAIHLPGLQRANARLEEQLQRTRSAELALERSNRDLQAFTGLVTHDLRNPLTSALFATELAREAANKGMYPALTGQLAQAVQSLRQMEALIRELHGDALLRSNTGEMKNVMLDDVVTSARLNLAPLIADREANIEVKALPQIQGSYTMLVQLFINLFENAIKYAGDTVPNILVEELERKNGHVVVRVSDQGVGVPPHALEAIFESGVRGDNAHHLPGSGLGLAFARRIMQAHDGTISALSVSEGAAFELKFPSFPSESSVSPDSIQNTGA
- a CDS encoding CBS domain-containing protein produces the protein MSREPIVVAPGTTLGETAQLMRDLDVGMIPVCDGNTLLGMITDRDIAIRGVASQLDPASGVEEVMTKNVLYCFEDDPIEKAAKLMEDAQVRRLVVLTRDKSLIGILSLGDLATRTEERATVAEAVKAISEPAFH